One genomic segment of Pseudomonadota bacterium includes these proteins:
- the rpsK gene encoding 30S ribosomal protein S11 yields the protein MADDKKADAGVANNAQTGGPKKPKKARKNVLDGIAHVHASFNNTIITITDRQGNTLSWATSGGCGFRGSRKSTPFAAQVAAEKAGNAAQEHGVKNVEVRVGGPGPGRESAVRALNACGLKITSISDITPIPHNGCRPPKKRRV from the coding sequence ATGGCTGACGATAAAAAAGCTGACGCAGGCGTTGCCAACAACGCCCAGACCGGTGGCCCGAAAAAGCCGAAGAAGGCACGCAAGAACGTGCTCGACGGCATTGCGCACGTGCACGCGTCGTTCAACAACACGATCATCACGATCACCGATCGCCAGGGAAACACGCTTTCCTGGGCGACCTCGGGCGGTTGTGGCTTCCGCGGTTCGCGCAAGTCCACGCCGTTCGCAGCCCAGGTGGCCGCTGAAAAGGCCGGCAACGCAGCGCAGGAACACGGCGTGAAGAACGTCGAAGTCCGCGTCGGCGGCCCCGGCCCCGGTCGTGAATCCGCGGTGCGTGCCCTGAACGCCTGCGGCTTGAAGATCACCAGCATTTCCGACATCACGCCGATTCCGCATAACGGCTGCCGCCCGCCCAAAAAGCGTCGCGTTTAA
- the rplR gene encoding 50S ribosomal protein L18 has protein sequence MQITKKERRQRRAIKTRMKIRELGVARLTIHRTPQHIYAQVFDSSGAKVLATASTLQEKVAKGLKGTGNVDAAKAVGTAIAEAAKAAGVTKVAFDRAGFMYHGRVKALADAAREAGLEF, from the coding sequence ATGCAGATCACCAAGAAAGAACGGCGTCAGCGCCGAGCCATCAAGACCCGCATGAAGATCCGCGAGCTGGGCGTTGCCCGTCTCACGATTCATCGGACCCCGCAGCACATCTACGCGCAGGTGTTCGACTCCTCGGGCGCCAAGGTGCTGGCCACAGCGTCCACGCTGCAGGAAAAAGTCGCCAAGGGCCTCAAGGGCACCGGCAACGTCGATGCCGCCAAGGCCGTGGGCACCGCGATCGCGGAGGCCGCGAAGGCCGCCGGCGTCACCAAGGTCGCCTTCGATCGCGCGGGCTTCATGTATCACGGCCGCGTCAAAGCGCTGGCCGATGCCGCGCGTGAAGCCGGCTTAGAGTTTTAA
- the secY gene encoding preprotein translocase subunit SecY, with product MADNSVSNPGSIIGDAARFGDVRTRLLFLIGGLIVYRIGTYIPVPGIDPERVAGFFRDNAETIFGIVNMFSGGALERLSIFTMGVMPYISASIIVQMMAMVVPQWMEYRKEGESGRRKLTEITRYGTLGLALFQSFVTASGLQQQGMVIAPGPQFLFTAVITMTTGAMFLMWLGEQITERGVGNGISMIILGGIVAGFPGAIGRTVEQINDGTMSGLLAIVLIIVVLGVTAFCVFVERAQRRIPVDYAKRQVGRRMYAGQTTHLPFKLNMSGVIPPIFASSLLLFPATIAGFAGQNTNTWWGNALATFSATLGYGQPAHIAAYAVLIIFFCFFYTALVFNARETADNLKKSGAFIRGIRPGQQTGDYIDKVLTRLTLWGAVYITAVCLLPELLVVKGGVPFVFGGTSLLIVVVVAMDFFSQLQAHLMSHHYPQLLKKANLMGYGRSGAPQ from the coding sequence GTGGCAGACAACTCAGTCTCAAATCCGGGATCGATCATCGGCGACGCGGCGCGTTTCGGCGACGTACGCACGCGGCTGCTGTTCCTGATCGGCGGACTGATCGTCTATCGCATCGGCACGTACATTCCCGTGCCCGGCATCGACCCCGAACGTGTGGCCGGATTCTTCCGCGACAACGCCGAGACCATTTTCGGCATCGTCAACATGTTCTCGGGCGGTGCGCTCGAGCGCCTGTCCATCTTCACCATGGGCGTGATGCCCTACATCTCCGCCTCGATCATCGTGCAGATGATGGCCATGGTGGTGCCGCAGTGGATGGAGTACCGCAAGGAAGGCGAGTCCGGCCGGCGCAAGCTGACCGAGATCACCCGTTACGGCACGCTGGGCCTGGCGCTGTTCCAGTCGTTCGTCACCGCGAGCGGCCTGCAGCAGCAGGGCATGGTGATCGCGCCGGGGCCGCAGTTCCTGTTCACCGCGGTCATCACGATGACCACGGGCGCGATGTTCCTCATGTGGCTCGGCGAGCAGATCACCGAGCGCGGCGTCGGCAACGGCATTTCGATGATCATCCTGGGCGGCATCGTGGCCGGCTTTCCGGGCGCCATCGGCCGCACCGTCGAACAGATCAACGACGGCACGATGTCGGGCCTGCTGGCGATCGTGTTGATCATCGTGGTGCTCGGAGTCACGGCCTTCTGCGTGTTCGTCGAACGCGCGCAGCGCCGCATCCCGGTGGATTACGCCAAGCGCCAGGTCGGCCGCCGCATGTACGCGGGTCAGACCACGCATTTGCCGTTCAAGCTCAACATGTCGGGCGTGATCCCGCCGATCTTTGCCTCGTCGCTGCTGCTGTTTCCGGCCACGATTGCCGGCTTTGCGGGCCAGAACACCAACACCTGGTGGGGCAATGCGCTCGCCACGTTCTCCGCCACGCTCGGCTACGGCCAGCCGGCGCACATCGCGGCCTATGCCGTGCTGATCATCTTCTTCTGCTTCTTCTATACGGCGCTGGTGTTCAACGCGCGCGAGACGGCCGACAACCTCAAGAAGTCGGGCGCCTTCATTCGCGGCATCCGCCCCGGTCAGCAGACCGGCGACTACATCGACAAGGTGCTGACGCGGCTCACCCTCTGGGGCGCCGTCTACATCACCGCGGTGTGTCTGTTGCCCGAGCTGCTGGTGGTCAAGGGTGGTGTGCCCTTCGTGTTCGGCGGCACTTCGCTGCTGATCGTCGTCGTGGTCGCCATGGATTTCTTCTCGCAGCTTCAGGCGCACCTGATGTCGCATCACTACCCGCAGCTGTTGAAGAAAGCGAATCTCATGGGTTACGGCCGCTCGGGCGCGCCTCAGTAA
- the rplE gene encoding 50S ribosomal protein L5, with product MARLKDFYKETVVPKLTKELGVKNAMQVPKLTKITVNMGVGEAVADRKVMDAAVADLTKITGQKPKLCMSKKSIASFKVRENLAIGTMVTLRGERMWEFFDRLVTIAIPRIRDFRGINPRSFDGRGNFSLGIKEQIIFPEIQYDQIDQLRGMDITITTTAKDNKQGKALLDAFNFPFRK from the coding sequence ATGGCCAGGTTGAAAGATTTCTACAAAGAGACGGTGGTGCCCAAGCTCACCAAGGAACTCGGCGTGAAGAACGCCATGCAGGTTCCGAAGCTCACCAAGATCACGGTGAACATGGGCGTGGGCGAGGCAGTGGCCGACCGCAAGGTCATGGACGCCGCGGTCGCCGACCTCACCAAGATCACGGGCCAGAAGCCCAAGCTGTGCATGTCGAAGAAGTCGATCGCGTCCTTCAAGGTGCGCGAGAACCTCGCGATCGGCACCATGGTGACGCTGCGCGGCGAGCGCATGTGGGAGTTCTTCGATCGTCTCGTGACGATCGCGATTCCCCGCATCCGTGACTTCCGCGGCATCAACCCGCGCTCGTTCGACGGCCGCGGCAACTTCAGCCTCGGCATCAAGGAACAGATCATTTTCCCGGAAATCCAGTACGACCAGATCGATCAGCTCCGGGGAATGGACATCACGATTACCACGACGGCGAAGGACAACAAGCAGGGCAAAGCCCTGCTCGACGCCTTCAATTTCCCGTTCCGCAAGTAA
- the rpmD gene encoding 50S ribosomal protein L30 gives MATKQINVTLKKSLAGQLKNIQASVRGLGLRRPHQTVQVTDTPQNRGMIYVASHLLKVSE, from the coding sequence ATGGCTACTAAACAGATCAACGTCACGCTCAAGAAAAGCCTGGCCGGTCAGCTGAAGAACATCCAGGCGTCGGTACGTGGCCTGGGTCTTCGCCGTCCGCACCAGACGGTGCAGGTCACGGACACGCCGCAGAACCGCGGCATGATCTACGTGGCTTCGCACCTTTTGAAGGTATCGGAGTAA
- the rpmJ gene encoding 50S ribosomal protein L36, with amino-acid sequence MKVRPSVKKICKNCKVVRRRGVVYVICADPRHKQRQG; translated from the coding sequence ATGAAAGTACGTCCCTCGGTCAAAAAGATCTGCAAGAACTGCAAGGTCGTGCGCCGTCGTGGCGTTGTGTACGTCATCTGTGCCGACCCGCGCCATAAACAGCGCCAGGGTTGA
- the mscL gene encoding large-conductance mechanosensitive channel protein MscL, whose protein sequence is MSLGKEFKEFAMKGSVVDLAIGVIIGAAFGKIVSSLVEDIIMPPLGKVIGGVNFSDLAVSLGADPTGKEVLWKYGNFLQISFQFLIVAFVLFMLIRTINKLKKPDPAAPPPPPAKQEVLLTEIRDLLAKKQ, encoded by the coding sequence ATGAGTCTCGGGAAGGAATTCAAAGAATTTGCCATGAAGGGCAGCGTCGTCGACCTGGCCATCGGCGTGATCATCGGCGCGGCGTTCGGCAAGATCGTGTCATCGCTGGTCGAGGACATCATCATGCCGCCGCTCGGCAAGGTCATTGGCGGCGTGAATTTCTCGGATCTCGCGGTCAGTCTCGGAGCGGACCCGACCGGCAAGGAAGTGCTGTGGAAATACGGCAATTTCCTGCAGATCAGCTTCCAGTTCCTGATCGTCGCGTTCGTGCTGTTCATGCTGATCCGCACGATCAACAAGCTCAAGAAGCCCGACCCCGCCGCGCCGCCGCCACCGCCGGCGAAGCAGGAAGTGCTGTTGACGGAAATCCGCGACCTGCTCGCCAAGAAGCAGTGA
- the rpsH gene encoding 30S ribosomal protein S8 yields the protein MSMTDPIADLLTRIRNAQLARKPDVSVSSSKLKTALVKVLKDEGYVGDFHTASEGVKQTLTIELKYYEGRPVIDRLERVSRPGLRIYRSKSELPKIQGGLGTAIVSTPKGVMTDKQARAIGQGGEVLCIVA from the coding sequence ATGAGCATGACTGATCCCATTGCCGACCTCCTGACCCGCATCCGCAACGCGCAGCTGGCGCGCAAGCCGGACGTGTCGGTGTCGTCGTCGAAACTGAAGACGGCCCTGGTCAAGGTGTTGAAGGACGAAGGCTATGTCGGCGACTTCCACACCGCGAGCGAAGGCGTCAAACAGACCCTGACGATCGAGCTGAAGTACTACGAAGGCCGCCCCGTGATCGACCGCCTCGAGCGTGTCTCGCGTCCCGGCCTGCGCATTTACCGCAGCAAGAGCGAACTGCCGAAGATCCAGGGTGGTCTCGGAACCGCCATCGTCAGCACGCCGAAGGGCGTGATGACGGACAAACAGGCGCGGGCCATCGGTCAGGGCGGCGAAGTGCTCTGCATCGTCGCCTAA
- the rpoA gene encoding DNA-directed RNA polymerase subunit alpha: MQGSVSEFLKPRVVKVQPTAPRQARVVIEPFERGFGHTLGNALRRVLLSSMPGAAITEVEIEGVLHEYTSIEGVQEDVVDILLNLKQVALKMHTRDSAELRLSKKGPGPVTAGDIHTDHDIEVVNPELVLANLTKAGELTMTLRVERGRGYRPAANRAAFEEQSRPIGRLQLDASFSPVRRVTYMVDAARVEQRTDLDKLVIDIETNGTIDAEEAIRRAGGILKDQLSVFVDLQGEEEASTKVSEMQFDPLLLRPVDELELTVRSANCLKAENIHYIGDLVQRTEVELLRTPNLGKKSLTEIKEVLQSHGLMLGMRLDGWPPAGLKHDADRGMI; encoded by the coding sequence ATGCAAGGTTCAGTCAGCGAGTTTCTCAAGCCCCGAGTCGTCAAGGTGCAGCCCACGGCCCCGCGCCAGGCGCGCGTCGTCATCGAGCCGTTCGAGCGTGGCTTCGGCCATACCCTCGGCAACGCGCTGCGTCGTGTATTGCTGTCGTCCATGCCGGGCGCGGCGATCACGGAAGTCGAGATCGAAGGCGTGCTCCATGAGTACACCTCCATCGAAGGCGTGCAGGAAGACGTCGTCGACATCCTGCTCAACCTGAAGCAAGTTGCTCTCAAGATGCACACGCGCGACAGCGCCGAGCTGCGCCTGTCGAAGAAGGGCCCGGGCCCGGTGACGGCCGGCGACATCCACACGGACCATGACATCGAAGTCGTGAACCCGGAGCTGGTGCTCGCCAACCTCACGAAGGCCGGCGAACTGACGATGACGCTGCGCGTCGAGCGTGGCCGTGGCTACCGCCCGGCTGCCAACCGCGCCGCGTTCGAAGAGCAGAGTCGTCCGATCGGCCGCCTGCAGCTCGATGCCTCGTTCTCGCCCGTGCGTCGCGTGACGTACATGGTCGATGCCGCGCGCGTCGAACAGCGTACCGACCTGGACAAGCTCGTGATCGACATCGAGACCAACGGCACGATCGACGCGGAAGAAGCCATCCGTCGCGCCGGCGGCATCCTCAAGGATCAGCTGAGCGTGTTCGTGGATCTGCAGGGCGAGGAAGAAGCCTCGACCAAGGTCTCCGAGATGCAGTTCGATCCGTTGCTGCTGCGTCCGGTCGACGAGCTCGAGCTCACCGTCCGTTCGGCCAACTGCTTGAAGGCCGAGAACATCCATTACATCGGCGATCTCGTGCAGCGCACGGAAGTCGAGCTGCTGCGCACCCCGAACCTCGGCAAGAAATCGCTGACCGAGATCAAGGAAGTGCTGCAGAGCCACGGCCTCATGCTCGGCATGCGTCTCGATGGCTGGCCGCCGGCCGGTCTCAAGCACGATGCCGACCGCGGCATGATCTGA
- the rplX gene encoding 50S ribosomal protein L24, with protein MNKIRKGDTVVVLSGKDKGRQGTVLDVDGEKVTVENINKAKKHQKPNPQRNVAAAIVDKAMPLHISKVAIWNVGAKKADRVGIKQLNDGKRVRFFKSNGEVIDA; from the coding sequence ATGAACAAGATTCGCAAGGGTGACACCGTCGTCGTGTTGTCGGGCAAGGACAAGGGCCGTCAGGGCACCGTGCTGGACGTCGACGGCGAGAAGGTCACGGTCGAGAACATCAACAAGGCGAAGAAACACCAGAAGCCGAACCCGCAGCGCAATGTCGCGGCCGCCATCGTCGACAAGGCGATGCCGCTGCACATTTCGAAGGTGGCGATCTGGAACGTCGGCGCCAAGAAGGCCGATCGCGTCGGTATCAAGCAGCTGAACGACGGCAAACGCGTGCGTTTCTTCAAGTCCAACGGCGAAGTGATCGACGCCTGA
- the rpsM gene encoding 30S ribosomal protein S13, whose protein sequence is MARIAGVNIPMNKHVVIGLTHIFGVGRSRAKDICASTGIAPTTKVKDLTEVEVNAIRSALAKTAVEGDLRRENSMNIKRLMDLGAYRGIRHRKGLPVRGQRTRTNARTRKGPRKQAVKLNAPPGKV, encoded by the coding sequence ATGGCACGTATTGCTGGCGTAAACATCCCGATGAACAAACACGTGGTGATCGGGCTCACCCACATCTTCGGTGTGGGCCGCTCACGCGCGAAGGACATCTGCGCATCGACCGGAATCGCTCCGACGACCAAGGTGAAAGATCTCACCGAAGTCGAAGTGAACGCGATCCGTTCGGCGCTCGCGAAGACCGCGGTCGAAGGCGACCTGCGCCGCGAGAATTCCATGAACATCAAGCGGCTGATGGATCTCGGCGCGTATCGCGGCATCCGTCATCGCAAGGGCCTTCCGGTCCGTGGACAGCGCACGCGCACCAATGCGCGCACGCGCAAGGGCCCGCGCAAGCAGGCAGTGAAGTTGAACGCTCCTCCGGGCAAGGTTTAA
- the rplO gene encoding 50S ribosomal protein L15 — translation MRLNDMKPAHGARKTRLRVGRGASAGQGKTCGRGVKGQRARKGGYHKVGFEGGQMPIQRRMPKVGFRSKMEMAEVRLDELAKLDGTVVDIEALKKANIIPTFADRAKVVLSGEITKAYSLKGIGATKGAKEAIEKAGGSVEALPEPPKPSKLKAKKQA, via the coding sequence ATGCGACTCAACGACATGAAACCCGCCCACGGCGCCCGCAAGACGCGCCTGCGGGTTGGACGCGGCGCTTCCGCCGGCCAGGGCAAGACCTGCGGCCGTGGCGTGAAGGGCCAGCGCGCCCGCAAGGGCGGCTACCACAAGGTCGGCTTCGAAGGCGGCCAGATGCCCATTCAGCGCCGGATGCCGAAAGTCGGGTTCCGCTCGAAGATGGAAATGGCTGAAGTGCGGCTCGACGAGTTGGCCAAGCTCGACGGCACCGTCGTCGATATCGAAGCCTTGAAGAAGGCCAACATCATCCCGACATTCGCCGATCGCGCGAAGGTCGTGCTGTCGGGCGAGATCACGAAGGCGTACTCGCTCAAGGGCATCGGCGCCACCAAGGGCGCCAAGGAAGCCATCGAGAAGGCTGGCGGTTCGGTCGAGGCTCTGCCGGAGCCGCCGAAGCCCAGCAAGCTCAAGGCCAAGAAGCAGGCCTAA
- the pepQ gene encoding Xaa-Pro dipeptidase — translation MNSPATRQNTDSWAALFADHIQRVKKRSGSALESTGFDTLLVHSGTPPLLFLDDHHLPFRVQAPFKVWAPLTDAPDSFVHFTPGKKPLLLIHQPVDYWHKSPELPDSYWTDAFDIVSCADRAAARAALPEDLSRTAFIGAPFSELVGWGVKGINPEHLIAQLDFGRASKSAYEIACLREANRLGARGHAAAERAFRAGASEFEIALAFMAACSQRECELPYNPIIALNEGGAVLHYQNQQREKPAKLHSLLIDAGAEFGGYSSDITRTHSHHDAEFAALIARFDELQLKLCAQARVGVDWRDFHQASYRAISEFLGEAGVITVSADEAVDNALTSVFYPHGIGHLLGLQVHDVGGQQASPDGQQIDRPYNHPFLRLTRKLEDGFVVTVEPGFYFIDQLLNEAKAKPIGKMIDWNRVAQLKPFGGVRIEDNVVARAGTPENLTRQAFASA, via the coding sequence ATGAATTCGCCAGCTACCAGACAAAATACGGACTCCTGGGCCGCGCTCTTTGCCGACCACATCCAGCGAGTGAAGAAACGCAGCGGTTCGGCGCTCGAATCGACCGGATTTGACACGCTGCTGGTTCACTCCGGCACCCCGCCCTTGCTGTTCCTGGACGACCATCACCTGCCTTTTCGCGTGCAGGCGCCGTTCAAGGTCTGGGCGCCGCTCACCGACGCGCCCGATTCGTTCGTCCATTTCACGCCGGGCAAGAAGCCGCTGCTGCTGATCCACCAGCCGGTCGACTACTGGCACAAATCGCCCGAACTGCCCGACTCATACTGGACGGACGCGTTCGACATCGTGAGCTGCGCCGATCGCGCCGCCGCGCGCGCCGCGTTGCCGGAGGATTTGTCGCGTACCGCGTTCATCGGCGCGCCCTTCTCCGAGCTCGTGGGCTGGGGCGTGAAGGGCATCAATCCGGAGCACCTCATCGCGCAGCTCGACTTCGGGCGTGCGAGCAAGTCGGCGTACGAAATCGCCTGCCTGCGCGAGGCGAACCGGCTCGGCGCGCGTGGCCACGCCGCCGCGGAACGCGCGTTTCGCGCCGGCGCGAGCGAATTCGAGATTGCGCTGGCCTTCATGGCCGCCTGCAGCCAGCGCGAATGCGAACTGCCTTACAACCCGATCATCGCGCTCAACGAAGGCGGCGCGGTGCTGCACTACCAGAACCAGCAACGCGAGAAGCCGGCCAAACTGCATTCATTGCTGATCGATGCCGGCGCGGAATTCGGCGGCTACTCCTCCGACATCACGCGCACCCACTCGCATCACGACGCGGAATTCGCCGCGCTCATCGCGCGATTCGACGAACTGCAGCTGAAACTCTGCGCGCAGGCGCGCGTGGGAGTCGACTGGCGCGATTTTCACCAGGCCTCGTACCGTGCGATCAGCGAATTCCTCGGCGAGGCCGGAGTCATCACGGTGAGCGCCGATGAAGCCGTCGACAATGCACTCACGTCGGTGTTCTACCCGCACGGCATCGGACACTTGTTAGGGCTGCAGGTACACGACGTGGGCGGCCAGCAGGCCAGCCCCGATGGCCAGCAGATCGATCGCCCTTACAACCATCCGTTCCTGCGGCTGACGCGCAAGCTCGAAGACGGATTCGTGGTGACGGTGGAGCCCGGGTTCTACTTCATCGACCAGTTGCTGAACGAAGCGAAAGCGAAGCCGATCGGCAAGATGATCGACTGGAATCGCGTTGCGCAGCTCAAGCCGTTTGGCGGCGTGCGCATCGAAGACAACGTCGTGGCGCGCGCCGGCACCCCGGAAAATCTCACGCGGCAGGCGTTCGCGAGCGCCTGA
- the rpsD gene encoding 30S ribosomal protein S4 — protein sequence MAKYTGPKCKLSRREGTDLFLKSGVKPLESKCKFQVPPGGIKGERKQRLSDYGLQLREKQKLRRMYGVLERQFSNYYVEAARRTGSSGENLLKLLECRLDNVVYRMGFASTRSEARQLVSHKSIQVNDGVVTIASYQCKAGDVITVREKAKKQLRIQGAMQIATQVGLPDWVDVNGTEFRGVFKSVPGRDEILPDINENLVVELYSK from the coding sequence ATGGCAAAGTACACCGGTCCCAAGTGCAAACTCTCGCGTCGCGAGGGCACGGATCTCTTCCTGAAGAGCGGCGTGAAGCCCCTCGAGAGCAAGTGCAAGTTCCAGGTGCCGCCGGGCGGCATCAAGGGCGAGCGCAAGCAGCGTCTGTCCGATTACGGCCTGCAGCTGCGTGAAAAACAGAAATTGCGCCGCATGTACGGGGTCCTGGAACGCCAGTTCTCCAATTACTACGTCGAAGCGGCCCGCCGCACCGGCTCCTCGGGTGAAAACCTGCTGAAGCTGCTCGAGTGCCGCCTCGACAACGTCGTGTACCGCATGGGCTTCGCCTCGACGCGCTCGGAAGCGCGCCAGCTGGTGTCGCACAAGTCGATCCAGGTGAACGATGGCGTGGTCACGATCGCCTCGTACCAGTGCAAGGCCGGTGACGTGATCACCGTGCGCGAGAAGGCCAAGAAGCAGCTGCGCATCCAGGGCGCGATGCAGATCGCGACGCAGGTGGGTCTGCCCGACTGGGTGGACGTGAACGGCACGGAATTCCGTGGCGTGTTCAAGTCGGTGCCGGGCCGGGACGAGATCCTGCCGGACATCAACGAGAACCTGGTCGTCGAGCTTTACAGCAAGTAA
- the rpsN gene encoding 30S ribosomal protein S14, translating to MAKTNMVEREKRRAKIVKKYAAKRAQLKELIRSPRSSPEVRADAQAKLQKLPRDASPSRGRNRCAITGRSRGVYRRFGLARVKVREAVSRGELPGVSKASW from the coding sequence ATGGCCAAGACAAACATGGTCGAGCGCGAGAAGCGTCGCGCCAAGATCGTGAAGAAATACGCGGCGAAGCGCGCTCAGTTGAAAGAGCTCATTCGCAGCCCCCGTTCTTCCCCCGAGGTGCGTGCCGACGCGCAGGCGAAGCTGCAGAAGCTGCCGCGCGACGCGAGCCCGAGCCGCGGCCGCAACCGTTGCGCGATTACCGGCCGCTCCCGCGGCGTGTATCGCCGCTTCGGCCTTGCGCGAGTGAAGGTCCGTGAAGCGGTTTCGCGCGGCGAGTTGCCGGGCGTTTCCAAGGCGAGCTGGTAG
- the rplF gene encoding 50S ribosomal protein L6 has product MSRVAKRPVDLPQGVTATVAANLVKVKGAKGELSLTVADGVTVETQDKKLQIGFASPDSRVTAGATRALIANMVTGVSKGYERKLELVGVGYRAAVQGKVLGLTLGFSHAVNFPIPDGISMETPTQTEIIIKGIDRQKIGQVCAKIRAIRPPEPYKGKGVRYAGEQITLKEGKKK; this is encoded by the coding sequence ATGAGTCGAGTTGCAAAACGACCCGTCGATCTGCCCCAGGGCGTCACCGCCACCGTGGCGGCGAACCTGGTCAAGGTGAAGGGCGCCAAGGGCGAGCTGTCGCTGACCGTCGCCGACGGCGTGACCGTCGAGACCCAGGACAAGAAGCTGCAGATCGGCTTCGCGTCGCCCGACAGCCGCGTTACCGCGGGTGCCACGCGCGCGCTCATCGCCAACATGGTGACGGGTGTGTCGAAGGGCTACGAGCGCAAGCTCGAGCTGGTCGGCGTCGGTTATCGCGCCGCCGTGCAGGGCAAGGTGCTGGGCCTCACGCTCGGCTTCTCGCACGCCGTCAATTTCCCGATTCCGGATGGCATCTCGATGGAGACGCCGACGCAGACCGAAATCATCATCAAGGGCATCGACCGCCAGAAGATCGGTCAGGTGTGCGCGAAGATCCGCGCCATTCGCCCGCCGGAGCCTTACAAGGGCAAGGGCGTGCGTTATGCCGGCGAGCAGATCACCCTGAAGGAGGGCAAGAAGAAGTAA
- a CDS encoding transposase, whose amino-acid sequence MPRKSRIAVANLPHHIVQRGHRRNAVFFNDVDRNDYLGTLAECRAALQLKIYAYCLMSNHVHLVVDPGDDATNISTLMKRAAGRHSRRLNSRNAWSGSLWESRFKCSPIDSDRYLLACCRYVDQNPVRAKLVSRPQEYRWSSYRARAGLTSCAFLDIDPVLFALAATPERRHELYKKLAAAPVDDSELQMIRGSVQRNQLTGEEDFVEAVDRKFGMRVSNRMRGRPRKKR is encoded by the coding sequence ATGCCGAGAAAATCCCGCATTGCGGTAGCCAATCTTCCGCATCACATCGTCCAGCGAGGTCACCGTCGGAATGCGGTGTTCTTCAACGACGTCGATCGCAATGACTATCTCGGCACATTGGCCGAATGTCGCGCAGCGCTGCAACTCAAGATCTATGCGTACTGCCTGATGAGCAACCACGTTCATCTCGTCGTCGACCCTGGAGACGATGCGACGAACATCAGCACATTGATGAAGCGCGCAGCTGGGCGACACTCGCGTCGATTGAATTCGCGCAATGCGTGGAGCGGTTCGTTGTGGGAAAGCCGCTTCAAATGCAGCCCTATCGATTCGGATCGTTACCTGCTCGCCTGCTGTCGATATGTGGATCAGAACCCGGTGCGCGCGAAGCTCGTGTCCCGGCCACAGGAATATCGGTGGTCGAGTTATCGCGCGCGTGCGGGGCTGACAAGCTGCGCCTTTCTCGATATCGATCCTGTGCTGTTCGCCCTGGCTGCCACGCCCGAGCGTCGTCATGAACTGTATAAGAAATTGGCGGCCGCGCCGGTCGATGACAGTGAACTACAAATGATTCGCGGGTCTGTTCAACGGAACCAACTGACCGGCGAGGAGGACTTTGTCGAGGCAGTCGATCGGAAATTCGGAATGCGCGTATCAAATCGAATGCGCGGGCGGCCCCGAAAGAAGCGCTAG
- the rpsE gene encoding 30S ribosomal protein S5 — protein MARPDNKNQAQDEFLEKLVAVNRTAKVVKGGRQFGFTALTVVGDGAGRVGFGFGKAREVPVAISKAMAQARKNMVNVALKNDTLHFAIKGSHGATHVYMQPASDGTGVIAGGGMRAVLECAGVRNVLAKSYGSRNPINVVRATVMALANVNSPEQIAAKRGKSLDEILA, from the coding sequence ATGGCACGACCGGATAACAAGAACCAGGCGCAGGACGAGTTCCTCGAGAAGCTGGTTGCAGTCAATCGCACGGCCAAGGTGGTCAAGGGCGGACGTCAGTTCGGCTTTACCGCATTGACCGTGGTCGGTGACGGCGCAGGCCGCGTGGGCTTCGGGTTCGGCAAGGCGCGCGAAGTGCCGGTCGCGATCTCGAAGGCCATGGCGCAGGCGCGCAAGAACATGGTCAACGTGGCGCTCAAGAACGACACGCTGCACTTTGCGATTAAGGGCAGCCACGGCGCGACGCACGTGTACATGCAGCCCGCATCCGACGGTACCGGCGTCATCGCCGGCGGCGGCATGCGCGCGGTGCTGGAATGCGCCGGCGTGCGCAACGTGCTCGCCAAGAGTTACGGCTCGCGCAACCCGATCAACGTCGTGCGCGCCACCGTCATGGCGCTGGCGAACGTGAATTCGCCCGAGCAGATCGCCGCCAAGCGTGGCAAGTCGCTCGACGAAATCCTGGCCTGA